From one Anopheles cruzii chromosome 3, idAnoCruzAS_RS32_06, whole genome shotgun sequence genomic stretch:
- the LOC128270073 gene encoding venom protease-like encodes MLTVLPIARTTFETAMRLILISLALVPLVYGLSAYRNKDEDQSLDEVFQSIAKETSGHLDLNELVRNRRAPQESGFEGKATKPGKECRTRAGEKGRCTRYQNCKGPELRDNVWSILQHLCVIEGISVGICCPDVVQEGNGPEFSVRLPATADSYDEVDGLDGGNAPMGRDANSRPEERGCGISTKQLSKISGGQLADSNEWPWMVALVMARSSFCGGVLITDRHVLTAAHCVVNLKLANFVVRLGEYDFKEYNETRYRDFRVTEIRIHSEFDQISYENDVALLKLIQPSFFNSYIWPICMPPLDDSWTGYQAVVIGWGTQFFGGPHSPILMEVKIPIWSNQDCQEVYINRIYNTTLCAGEYEGGKDSCQGDSGGPLMIQLPNRRWAVVGIVSWGIRCGEPNHPGIYTRVSSYIRWIVENAVF; translated from the exons ATGCTCACGGTGTTGCCAATTGCCAGAACGACTTTCGAAACAGCGATGCGTCTGATTCTGATAAGTCTAGCATTGGTCCCATTGGTGTACGGACTGAGTGCCTACCGCAACAAAGACGAAGATCAATCCCTGGACGAAGTGTTCCAATCGATCGCCAAAGAAACTAGTGGCCATCTCGATCTCAACGAGCTCGTGCGCAATCGACGTGCCCCCCAGGAGTCGGGATTTGAAGGG AAAGCGACCAAACCCGGCAAAGAATGTCGCACCCGAGCCGGAGAGAAAGGGCGCTGTACGCGCTACCAAAACTGCAAGGGCCCCGAGCTGCGGGATAACGTCTGGTCCATTCTGCAGCACCTGTGCGTGATCGAAGGTATCAGTGTCGGTATCTGCTGTCCAGACGTGGTGCAGGAGGGAAACGGACCAGAGTTTTCTGTGCGActgccggccacggccgaTTCGTATGATGAAGTTGATGGGCTGGATGGTGGTAATGCGCCGATGGGCCGCGATGCCAACAGTCGCCCGGAGGAGCGTGGTTGCGGCATCTCCACCAAGCAGCTGTCGAAGATATCGGGCGGGCAGCTGGCCGACTCCAACGAATGGCCCTGGATGGTGGCCCTCGTCATGGCGCGCTCTTCTTTCTGCGGTGGCGTTCTGATCACCGATCGGCACGTGCTGACCGCGGCGCACTGCGTGGTAAACCTGAAGCTGGCGAACTTCGTCGTAAGGCTCGGCGAGTACGACTTCAAGGAGTACAACGAGACGCGCTACCGAGACTTCCGTGTGACCGAGATTCGCATTCACTCGGAGTTCGATCAGATTAGCTACGAGAACGACGTGGCCCTGTTGAAGCTTATTCAGCCCTCGTTCTTCAACTCGTACATCTGGCCTATCTGCATGCCGCCGCTCGATGACAGCTGGACCGGTTACCAGGCCGTCGTGATCGGTTGGGGCACCCAGTTCTTTGGCGGACCACACTCGCCCATCCTGATGGAGGTAAAAATACCGATCTGGTCCAACCAGGACTGTCAGGAGGTGTACATCAACCGGATCTACAACACTACATTGTGTGCGGGCGAGTACGAGGGTGGAAAGGACTCGTGCCAGGGTGACAGCGGCGGCCCGCTCATGATCCAGTTGCCCAATCGGCGCTGGGCCGTGGTCGGCATCGTCTCGTGGGGCATTCGCTGTGGCGAACCCAACCATCCCGGTATCTACACCCGTGTCAGCTCTTACATTCGGTGGATCGTCGAAAATGCCGTATTTTAA
- the LOC128270074 gene encoding uncharacterized protein LOC128270074 codes for MCRNIVVMLAFFVLCAVPVLSTFNNTVPLSLERPKRFLSFPVNGGLAKIVLGFLAPVHFHHSLKRSLNCGVNLQANYMITPNVVFPRPESVFQNRRYADPSSRKQLYSALEKVLRVSFGAGDRARECLLRTVCEVADTPLKHNGLVGELLDVIFTPQRTDTLSPKFLKARRYGANGVDCSRLYSRCPWGMALLDRVSALSL; via the exons ATGTGTCGCAATATAGTCGTCATGTTGGCTTTCTTCGTGCTGTGCGCAGTTCCCGTATTATCGACATTCAACAACACCGTTCCGTTGTCATTGGAACGCCCGAAGCGATTTTTAAGCTTCCCAGTGAACGGTGGCTTAGCGAAGATAGTGCTTGGGTTTCTGGCGCCGGTCCATTTTCATCATTCCCTCAAGCGCAGCCTCAACTGTGGTGTAAACTTGCAAGCCAACTATATGATCACTCCGAACGTTGTCTTCCCTCGACCGGAATCAGTTTTCCAGAACCGCCGGTATGCCGATCCGTCCAGTCGGAAGCAGTTGTACAGTGCCCTGGAGAAGGTGCTGCGGGTGTCGTTTGGGGCAGGGGACCGTGCGCGAGAGTGTCTGCTGCGAACGGTGTGCGAGGTCGCGGACACCCCCCTCAAGCATAACGGCCTGGTGGGAGAGCTGTTGGATGTTATATTTAC ACCTCAACGAACGGATACACTTTCCCCGAAGTTCCTGAAGGCACGCCGGTACGGTGCCAACGGCGTCGATTGCTCCAGGCTTTACTCTAGATGCCCGTGGGGTATGGCGTTGCTCGATCGTGTATCCG